Genomic DNA from Nitrospirota bacterium:
CCTATAGTGCTTGAGGCTCAGGTGGCAGTGGATTTTCTGAGAATCTTTGCCTCTTTACTTTCTTCCGATGCTGTCCAGAAAGGAAAGTCTCTTCTTAAAGGGAAGGTAGGGCAGATGGTGATAAGCGAAAACCTCAGCATCATAGACGATGGCACTCTCAGGGGAAGGTTAGGCACAAAGCCTGTTGATGACGAGGGTGTGCCTACATATAAAAAGACCCTTATAAAGGCAGGTGTGCTTGAAGGGTTTATGTATAACACATATACTGCAAAAAAGGACAATGTAAGTTCCACGGGCAATGCCATAAGAGGAGATTTTTCAGGCGTGCCTTCTGTTGGTCCTACGAACCTCTATATAGAGTCCAAAGAGGTTGTGTCCGATTTAGCAGGCTCTTTAGGCACAGGGCTTGTGATAACGGATGCAATGGGTGTGCATATGGCAAACCCTGTGTCAGGGGACTTCTCTATAGGGGTTTCAGGGCTTTGGGTGGATGAAGGACTGGTAAGGTATCCTGTGAAAGAGGCTGTGATTTCAGGCAATATATTAGGGTTTTTTAAAGGGGTCTTAGCATCAGGGGAGGACCTCAGGTTTTATGGAAACATAGGCTCACCGAGCCTTTTAGTAGGTCCAATAGACATAGGTGCATAAAATGCCATGAATCCAAAGGCTGTTTTGATAGTAGATGACGAGCCTGAGATATTAGAGTCCGTAGCTCTTATATGTAACTTAAAGGGCTTTAAGACATTAACTGCGGATTCAGGAGCTAAAGCCATAGATGTCTTTAGCAATGAGCCAACGCCTGTCATTGTTTGCGACAATGTCCTGCCTGATATAGAGGGCGTAGAACTTCTGAAGGAGTTCCGTCAGATATTTCCCGAAGTTCAGATGATAATGATAACAGGCAAAGGCACAATCAGCGTAGCAGTTTCTGCAATGAAGGCAGGTGTGTTTGACTTTATCACAAAGCCATTTGACCCGGAATATCTCATTCAGTTAATCCTAAGGGCAGGGGAGCTTTGTTTTGCTCTCACGGAAAAGAATGCCCTCAAGGAAGAGTTCGAAAAGACAACCTCAGAGGAGATGATAGGCAGTCATCTGGCAATGAAAAAACTTCTTGGGGTTATCAGTGTGGTTTCGCCTACTGAAAGCACAGTGCTCATAGAAGGCGAATCAGGCACGGGCAAGGAGCTTGTTGCAAGGTTGATACACAAGAGGAGCCCCCGCGGGCTAATGCCATTTATCCCTGTTGATTGCGGAGCAATACCAGAGGGGCTTGTCGAGTCAGAGCTTTTTGGTCATGAAAAAGGTGCATTCACAGGCGCTTTAAGTCAGAAAATAGGAAGATTCCAAAGGGCAGAAGGAGGAACACTCTTTCTGGATGAGATAGGCTCTCTGCCCCTAAGCTCTCAGGCAAAGCTCTTGAGAGCGCTTCAGGAGAAGGTTATAGAGAGGGTTGGCGGTCAGAAGCTCATACCAATCGATGTCAGGTTTATTGCGGCTACAAACATCAGCCTTTACGAGGCAGTCAAGAAAAAAAGGTTCAGGGAAGACCTTTATTACAGGCTAAATGTCATAAGGCTCGAGGTACCGCCTCTCAGGGAAAGGTTAAGCGATATACCCGCACTTTCAATGCATTTCGTGCAGAAGCATCGTTCAAAGACAAACAGTATCGTTACGGATATTTCAAAGGAAGCACTGAAGGTAATGATGCAACACCCATGGCATGGCAATATCAGGGAGCTTGAAAATGTCATCGAGCATGCCCTTATAATGGCAAGGGCAGAAACAATAATGCCTCATGACATTTCATCTTTACTTAAAGATGAAGGAGAAGAAGTAGAAGGCTCTTCAAAGCTCGATGATATGGAAAGGGCAATGCTTCTCAGGGCTATAAAGGAAGCAGGAGGCAATAAATACAGGGCCGCCAAGATTCTTGGCATTCAAAGGTCAAGCCTTTATAGTAAGCTTAAGAAATTCGGTATTGCAGAGACCGAATCGGTTTGAATATCGCTAACCCTGAGATATAAAGCTGTTGACCAATCTTATTAGTTCCTGAGTTTGAATTGGCTTTGAAAGATAGGCGTCTGCTCCAAGTGCCATTGCCCTTTTTTTGTCTTCCTCTGCACCCTCTGTGGTGATTATGATTACAGGGGTTTTCTTGTATGCATTGTTTTCCCTTATAAGGTTCAGGAGCTTAAGACCGTTCATAACAGGCATATTGATGTCAGCAAGTATCAGGTCTATTTTTTCCGAGGAGAGTTTTTTTAGGGCATCGACACCATCCGATGCCTCGATGACTCTGGAGTTTGGTATGCGCTTCATGGCAAAGCTTATGAGCTGTCTCATTGTCGGTGAATCTTCTACGACAAGTATATTAAGCATTTTACCTCTTTGGCTTGTCCTTGAGAAGCTCTAAAAAACTCTGAAGCGTGGTTAGTTTTCTTTCCGATTGTGTATAAAGCCTTGCCGAAAACACGGCAGTTGCCGCATGACCTGCGAGGAGATTGAAAAGCTCGTAGTCCATATTCGTAAAGCTGTTTTTCTGTATAAAAAGGGAGTATATGGAGATAACGCCTATTACATGTTCCTTTATCTTGAGTGGGATACAGACTATCGGCTTTCCGGTTTGGGCATCACCTTTTATCTGCATGTCAGAGTGAAAATAGCTGACCCCTTCTTTAGTAACCTTTCCAATGATGCCTTCGCCTATTTTTACCTTTGGGATTGTGTTTGTGGAGAGGCCTTCTGCGGCTACTGCCAGAAGCTCGTTTGTCTTTTCATCCATAAGGAAGATTGCGAATTTCTCGGCACCTATGAGGTTTATGATAATCTCGAGGACGATTCTCAGGACTTCGTTAAAATCCAGCGTGGAGTGCAGTTGGTAGCTTGCCACATAGAGATTGGCAAGGTTGTTGTTTTCCTCCTCGACCTCTATGTATTTTGCCGCAAAATCCTTATTTTCCTCCTCGACCTGCCTGTATTTTTCCTTTAGCGAGCCTATCTCCTCCTCTAAGGCAGCGATGGTATGATGAAGGAGCTTGCTTTTTGCCTCATCCCCTGTTTTTTCGACTGCACCTTCAATTTCTGCAATCCTGAATCTCAGTTTTTCGTTTTCCTTCAGGAGTTCTTTTGTAAACTCCTCGCCCTTTTTAAATACCTGAAGGAATTCATCTGCCTTTCTACCTAAAATGCCCTCTTTTTCCAATTTTTCTACCTCTCTGGCTTTTTTTCCACAGCCCTTATCATCTCTTCGGCAATCCTCGTCAACGGCACTACCTTGTCTGCGGCACCTGCGTTTATGACCTCGGCAGGCATGCCAAATACAACCGAGGTCTCTTCGGACTCTACTATAGTATAACCACCTTTTGATTTTATTTCCAGCATTCCCTTTTTGCCGTCATTGCCCATGCCTGTTAATACCACGCCCATTGTGTTTTGCTGGTAGATCTCTGCGGTAGAAACCATCATGGTGTCAACCGAGGGTGTATATCTGTCTTCGTATGTTGCTTCTTTTAGGACAATAGAGGCTCTCTCATGTCTTGCCTTCAGGGTCATGTGGTATCCTCCGGGACATATGAGGACAGTTCCTTTTTCAACCTCGTCTCCGTTTTCAGCCTCCTTAATTTTTAACTTAGAGAGACTGTCGAGCCTTTCAGCCAAAGGCTTTGTGAAACC
This window encodes:
- a CDS encoding GAF domain-containing protein, with protein sequence MLGRKADEFLQVFKKGEEFTKELLKENEKLRFRIAEIEGAVEKTGDEAKSKLLHHTIAALEEEIGSLKEKYRQVEEENKDFAAKYIEVEEENNNLANLYVASYQLHSTLDFNEVLRIVLEIIINLIGAEKFAIFLMDEKTNELLAVAAEGLSTNTIPKVKIGEGIIGKVTKEGVSYFHSDMQIKGDAQTGKPIVCIPLKIKEHVIGVISIYSLFIQKNSFTNMDYELFNLLAGHAATAVFSARLYTQSERKLTTLQSFLELLKDKPKR
- a CDS encoding TldD/PmbA family protein — translated: SQMGWEFQGSRFLSDISFEAVGKTAAERAVRLLGAKRLNAKKAPIVLEAQVAVDFLRIFASLLSSDAVQKGKSLLKGKVGQMVISENLSIIDDGTLRGRLGTKPVDDEGVPTYKKTLIKAGVLEGFMYNTYTAKKDNVSSTGNAIRGDFSGVPSVGPTNLYIESKEVVSDLAGSLGTGLVITDAMGVHMANPVSGDFSIGVSGLWVDEGLVRYPVKEAVISGNILGFFKGVLASGEDLRFYGNIGSPSLLVGPIDIGA
- a CDS encoding sigma-54-dependent Fis family transcriptional regulator — translated: MNPKAVLIVDDEPEILESVALICNLKGFKTLTADSGAKAIDVFSNEPTPVIVCDNVLPDIEGVELLKEFRQIFPEVQMIMITGKGTISVAVSAMKAGVFDFITKPFDPEYLIQLILRAGELCFALTEKNALKEEFEKTTSEEMIGSHLAMKKLLGVISVVSPTESTVLIEGESGTGKELVARLIHKRSPRGLMPFIPVDCGAIPEGLVESELFGHEKGAFTGALSQKIGRFQRAEGGTLFLDEIGSLPLSSQAKLLRALQEKVIERVGGQKLIPIDVRFIAATNISLYEAVKKKRFREDLYYRLNVIRLEVPPLRERLSDIPALSMHFVQKHRSKTNSIVTDISKEALKVMMQHPWHGNIRELENVIEHALIMARAETIMPHDISSLLKDEGEEVEGSSKLDDMERAMLLRAIKEAGGNKYRAAKILGIQRSSLYSKLKKFGIAETESV
- a CDS encoding response regulator translates to MLNILVVEDSPTMRQLISFAMKRIPNSRVIEASDGVDALKKLSSEKIDLILADINMPVMNGLKLLNLIRENNAYKKTPVIIITTEGAEEDKKRAMALGADAYLSKPIQTQELIRLVNSFISQG